In one window of Ruminococcus albus AD2013 DNA:
- the rsgA gene encoding ribosome small subunit-dependent GTPase A, which translates to MTGIITKAIGGLYTVDASDGIFECKARGIFRKKKISPMCGDNVIISEDKDGCVIEEILPRRSELIRPPLANLDLLVFISSTVEPKPNTLLLDKFIAIAEFKKIKPIVVFTKVDKRSGDELAAVYRSVGIDVFECDNVTGEGSAEVRAALQGKLSAFTGNTGVGKSSLLNNMYPELGLATGEISKKLGRGRHTTRHVQLYKLEGGGYIADTPGFSSFDTNRYDIIFKDKLADCFIEFAEYTDKCRFPDCSHTKEKGCAVIEAVKAGKIPHSRFDSYLQMYEDAKQLKEWEYKND; encoded by the coding sequence ATGACAGGTATTATAACGAAAGCAATCGGAGGTCTCTACACTGTAGATGCCTCCGACGGCATATTTGAATGTAAAGCACGAGGTATTTTCAGAAAGAAAAAAATATCCCCGATGTGCGGCGATAATGTTATCATATCAGAGGATAAGGACGGCTGTGTAATTGAGGAGATACTTCCCAGACGTTCCGAGCTTATAAGACCGCCTCTGGCTAATCTCGATCTTCTGGTTTTTATATCGTCTACTGTCGAGCCTAAACCTAATACGCTTCTGCTGGATAAATTCATTGCGATCGCAGAATTCAAAAAGATAAAGCCTATTGTGGTATTCACCAAAGTGGATAAGCGTTCGGGTGATGAACTTGCAGCTGTATACCGCAGCGTGGGAATTGATGTTTTTGAATGTGATAATGTAACCGGCGAGGGAAGTGCCGAAGTCAGAGCTGCATTGCAGGGCAAGCTTTCAGCCTTTACAGGTAATACCGGTGTGGGAAAGTCCTCTCTGTTAAACAATATGTATCCCGAGCTTGGTCTTGCCACAGGTGAGATAAGCAAAAAACTTGGAAGGGGCAGACATACTACACGCCATGTTCAGCTGTATAAGCTTGAGGGTGGCGGATATATCGCAGATACCCCTGGTTTTTCTTCCTTTGATACTAACAGGTACGACATCATCTTTAAGGATAAGCTGGCAGATTGCTTTATCGAATTTGCAGAATATACAGATAAATGCCGCTTCCCTGATTGCAGCCATACTAAGGAAAAGGGCTGTGCAGTTATTGAGGCTGTTAAGGCTGGTAAGATACCGCATTCGAGGTTCGATAGCTATCTGCAAATGTATGAGGACGCCAAGCAGCTAAAAGAATGGGAGTATAAAAATGATTGA
- a CDS encoding thiamine diphosphokinase translates to MIDTCVIFAGGDPVRPETIDRSIIEKAYVICADKGFALAESLGLKADIVLGDFDSLNYTPTGDKVLCFPPEKDDTDLMLAVNKALEMGAENIVIYGACGGRIDHMIGNIACLALIAEKGAKGTIIGDNDIISLYMPCEFSVAYKEGFSLSLFAYSREVSGLTISGAKYSVDNCTLTDSVTLGVSNEIIPPEAKISFSEGRLLVIQSRL, encoded by the coding sequence ATGATTGACACCTGTGTTATCTTTGCTGGCGGCGACCCTGTCAGACCCGAAACTATTGACCGTTCTATTATTGAAAAAGCCTATGTTATATGTGCTGACAAGGGATTTGCCTTGGCGGAATCTCTTGGGTTAAAAGCGGATATTGTACTGGGTGATTTTGATTCCCTGAACTACACTCCAACAGGTGACAAGGTATTGTGCTTTCCGCCTGAAAAGGATGATACAGATCTGATGCTAGCTGTAAATAAGGCATTGGAGATGGGTGCTGAAAATATAGTCATCTACGGAGCCTGCGGCGGCAGGATAGACCATATGATCGGCAATATTGCCTGTCTTGCGCTTATTGCTGAAAAAGGCGCTAAGGGAACTATCATAGGCGATAATGACATCATATCACTGTATATGCCTTGTGAGTTTTCAGTTGCGTATAAAGAGGGATTCTCGCTTTCGCTGTTTGCCTATTCGCGTGAAGTCAGTGGTCTTACAATAAGCGGTGCAAAATATTCTGTCGATAACTGCACTCTTACCGATTCGGTAACACTTGGTGTTTCAAATGAGATCATTCCGCCTGAAGCTAAAATATCCTTTTCAGAAGGCAGACTGCTTGTGATACAATCCAGATTGTAA
- the spoVM gene encoding stage V sporulation protein SpoVM: MKVVIVKSPRLISGLLKMIFGISKEDSM, encoded by the coding sequence ATGAAAGTCGTAATTGTTAAAAGCCCCCGCCTGATTTCGGGACTGCTGAAAATGATCTTTGGTATCAGCAAAGAAGACAGTATGTAA
- a CDS encoding zinc ribbon domain-containing protein, translating into MNSIKGFMNGLYKIVGPAVNVLFALFATIAGNCGFQALKASKNAITASNIFSIVASIEGKGVAPKEEGTGFITFLQVLFWIVAVIYIGCKVLELLNALNENPGALKSLKPAGAPAQNTFAQPQFNQPAQAIPQPTAAPAANAGAERFCTQCGAKVPAGNAFCTGCGAKMD; encoded by the coding sequence ATGAACTCAATTAAAGGATTTATGAACGGACTGTATAAGATAGTAGGACCTGCTGTAAACGTACTGTTTGCACTGTTCGCTACAATTGCTGGTAACTGTGGTTTTCAGGCTTTAAAAGCAAGTAAGAATGCTATTACTGCATCTAATATCTTCAGTATTGTAGCATCCATTGAAGGCAAGGGAGTTGCACCTAAGGAAGAGGGTACAGGTTTCATCACTTTCTTACAAGTTCTGTTCTGGATAGTAGCTGTTATCTACATCGGCTGCAAGGTTCTTGAGCTGCTGAATGCATTAAATGAGAATCCCGGTGCATTAAAGTCTCTGAAGCCCGCTGGTGCTCCTGCACAGAACACTTTTGCACAGCCTCAGTTCAACCAGCCTGCTCAGGCTATTCCTCAGCCTACAGCTGCTCCTGCTGCAAATGCAGGCGCTGAAAGATTCTGCACACAGTGTGGTGCTAAGGTTCCCGCCGGTAACGCTTTCTGCACAGGCTGCGGCGCTAAGATGGACTAA
- a CDS encoding 2-isopropylmalate synthase, with protein MKNAEKYARGYYMPPVKCMKWAEKDYIDHAPAWCSVDLRDGNQALIIPMSLEEKLEFFKKLVDIGFKEIEIGFPAASETEYEFCRTLIEKNMIPDDVTIQVLTQSREHIIKKTFEAIDGAKHAVVHLYNSTSVAQREQVFRKSKEEIIKIATTGAELCKEYKKHAKGHITFEYSPESFTGTEPEFAAEICNAVIDIWEPDADNKVIINLPVTVEMSLPHVYAQQVEYMCETLHNRENLIISLHPHNDRGTGIADTELGLLAGGDRVEGTCFGNGERTGNVDIVTLALNMYTHGVEPNLDFTDLPSLIELYERVTRMKVYDRQPYSGSLVYAAFSGSHQDAIAKGMKWREEKDDKHWTCPYLPIDPHDVGREYEGDVIRINSQSGKGGIGYILEQQYGYDLPKAMREDFGYKVKDISDKAHKELSRSEVHQIFKDTYLNINTPIDIHEAHYTQKADDLIGASIKAVINGKTVECSADGNGRLDAVANALTAEIGMEINVDTYTEHALERKTTSEACSYVGINVNGKIFWGVGRHSDIIVSSVKALVSAINNAMNK; from the coding sequence ATGAAAAACGCAGAAAAGTATGCAAGAGGATATTATATGCCTCCCGTAAAATGTATGAAATGGGCTGAAAAAGATTATATCGATCATGCCCCCGCATGGTGCTCGGTCGACCTTAGAGACGGCAATCAGGCGCTTATAATCCCCATGAGCCTTGAAGAAAAGCTGGAATTCTTTAAGAAGCTGGTAGATATCGGCTTTAAGGAGATAGAGATAGGCTTCCCTGCCGCATCCGAGACAGAATATGAATTCTGCCGCACACTTATTGAGAAAAATATGATACCCGACGATGTTACCATACAGGTACTTACTCAGTCGAGAGAACATATAATCAAGAAAACATTTGAAGCTATCGACGGTGCAAAGCACGCAGTCGTTCATCTTTACAATTCCACCTCTGTTGCACAGAGAGAGCAGGTTTTCCGCAAGTCAAAGGAAGAGATCATCAAGATCGCTACCACAGGTGCAGAGCTCTGTAAGGAGTACAAGAAACACGCTAAGGGTCATATAACATTTGAGTACTCACCTGAAAGCTTCACAGGCACAGAGCCCGAGTTCGCCGCTGAGATATGCAATGCTGTTATCGATATATGGGAGCCCGATGCTGATAACAAGGTCATCATCAACCTTCCTGTTACAGTTGAGATGTCACTGCCCCATGTATACGCTCAGCAGGTAGAATATATGTGTGAGACGCTCCACAACAGAGAGAACCTGATAATCTCACTCCACCCCCACAACGACAGAGGTACAGGCATCGCTGACACCGAACTTGGTCTGCTTGCAGGCGGTGACAGAGTTGAGGGTACCTGCTTCGGCAACGGCGAAAGGACAGGTAACGTTGATATCGTTACTCTCGCACTGAATATGTACACACACGGTGTTGAGCCGAACCTTGATTTTACCGATCTCCCCTCACTCATCGAGCTTTATGAGAGAGTAACAAGAATGAAAGTTTATGACAGACAGCCTTACTCAGGTTCTCTGGTATACGCTGCATTCTCAGGCTCACATCAGGACGCTATTGCAAAGGGCATGAAGTGGCGTGAAGAAAAGGACGACAAGCACTGGACTTGTCCTTATCTCCCCATCGATCCCCACGATGTCGGCAGAGAGTACGAGGGCGATGTTATCCGTATCAACTCACAGTCAGGCAAGGGCGGTATAGGTTATATACTTGAGCAGCAGTACGGCTACGACCTCCCCAAGGCTATGAGAGAGGACTTCGGCTACAAGGTAAAGGATATCTCAGACAAGGCTCACAAGGAGCTCAGCAGAAGCGAAGTTCACCAGATCTTCAAGGATACATACCTCAACATAAATACCCCGATAGATATTCACGAAGCACATTATACTCAGAAGGCTGACGACCTCATCGGTGCTTCTATCAAGGCTGTTATCAATGGCAAGACAGTTGAGTGCAGCGCTGACGGCAACGGCAGACTTGACGCTGTGGCTAACGCACTGACCGCTGAGATCGGCATGGAGATAAATGTCGATACCTATACCGAGCACGCACTGGAAAGAAAAACTACCTCTGAGGCATGCTCATATGTGGGAATCAACGTTAACGGTAAGATATTCTGGGGTGTCGGCAGACATTCGGATATCATCGTATCTTCTGTAAAAGCACTTGTATCTGCTATCAACAACGCGATGAATAAGTAA
- the galT gene encoding UDP-glucose--hexose-1-phosphate uridylyltransferase → MINDSIKKLVTYGLENGLLEPSDKIWATNRLLEALSLDEYDEPKEEYKDIDLENTLAELLEYACENGLCEDTVVHRDLFDTKLMGLITPRPSEVERIFAEKKAISPQTATDWFYKFSQDTDYIRRYRISRDVKWKTSTEYGELDITINLSKPEKDPKAIAAAKLAKQSGYPKCLLCYENVGYAGRINSPARQNHRVIGVTIDGSEWGLQYSPYVYYNEHCILFNKTHTPMVINKSAFNKLFDFVEQFPHYFVGSNADLPIVGGSILSHEHFQGGHYEFPMAKAEVERKVIFKGYENVDAGIVKWPMSVIRLNSSDREALVELADKILNLWRGYTDEGAFLFAETDGEPHNTITPIARMRNGRYEMDLVLRNNITTKEHPLGVYHPHAELHHIKKENIGLIEVMGLAVLPSRLKSEMEKLAEALVNGADIRSDEVLSKHADWADELCKKYTFNAENVDSILKDEIGKIFAKVLEHAGVYKRDEKGAAAFGRFVAYVNAR, encoded by the coding sequence ATGATAAACGACAGCATCAAAAAGCTTGTAACTTATGGTCTTGAAAATGGGCTTTTAGAGCCTAGTGATAAGATCTGGGCAACTAACCGTCTGCTTGAAGCATTATCGCTAGATGAATACGATGAGCCGAAGGAAGAATACAAGGATATCGACCTCGAAAACACCCTTGCTGAACTGCTTGAATACGCCTGCGAAAATGGTCTGTGCGAAGATACAGTTGTTCACCGTGACCTTTTTGATACCAAGCTTATGGGTCTTATCACACCGCGTCCATCTGAGGTCGAGAGAATTTTCGCTGAGAAGAAAGCAATATCCCCGCAGACAGCAACAGACTGGTTTTATAAATTCTCCCAGGATACGGATTATATCAGAAGATATCGGATCAGCAGAGATGTTAAATGGAAGACATCTACCGAGTACGGCGAGCTGGATATAACTATCAATCTTTCAAAGCCCGAAAAAGACCCTAAAGCTATTGCGGCGGCAAAGCTGGCAAAGCAGTCTGGCTATCCTAAGTGTTTGCTTTGCTATGAGAATGTAGGCTATGCAGGAAGGATAAATTCACCTGCAAGGCAGAACCACCGTGTTATCGGTGTGACCATAGACGGCTCCGAATGGGGCTTGCAGTATTCGCCATATGTTTACTATAATGAGCATTGCATACTTTTTAATAAGACTCACACACCAATGGTCATTAACAAGTCTGCGTTCAATAAGCTGTTTGACTTTGTTGAGCAGTTCCCGCACTACTTCGTTGGTTCCAATGCTGACCTTCCTATCGTCGGGGGCTCTATCCTTTCACATGAACATTTTCAGGGCGGACATTACGAGTTCCCAATGGCTAAGGCAGAAGTTGAGCGTAAGGTCATATTCAAAGGATATGAAAACGTTGATGCGGGTATCGTCAAATGGCCGATGTCAGTAATAAGGCTCAACAGCAGTGATAGGGAAGCCCTTGTTGAACTTGCGGACAAGATACTCAATCTCTGGCGCGGCTACACTGACGAAGGCGCTTTCTTATTCGCCGAAACGGACGGAGAACCACACAACACGATAACCCCTATCGCTCGTATGCGCAATGGCAGATATGAGATGGACTTAGTTCTCAGAAATAACATCACCACTAAAGAACACCCGCTGGGTGTTTATCACCCTCATGCTGAACTTCACCATATCAAGAAAGAGAATATTGGTCTTATTGAAGTAATGGGACTTGCGGTTCTGCCCTCACGTCTTAAATCAGAGATGGAAAAGCTCGCGGAAGCGTTAGTAAATGGTGCTGATATTCGTTCCGATGAAGTTCTTTCCAAGCACGCCGATTGGGCTGATGAATTATGCAAAAAGTACACTTTCAATGCAGAAAATGTAGATAGCATACTCAAAGATGAAATTGGCAAAATCTTTGCGAAAGTTCTTGAACATGCAGGCGTCTATAAGCGTGATGAAAAAGGCGCTGCGGCATTTGGCAGGTTTGTGGCATATGTCAATGCAAGATAA
- a CDS encoding TetR/AcrR family transcriptional regulator C-terminal domain-containing protein, producing the protein MDIYVVICHERIQQMSTSTITKSALCSALKELCTQKDYEKISISEITGFCGMNRQSFYYHFQDKEELLSYIYYNELFKNITRGVNYDNWYERLEGFLENMQKDKKFYSNTLRSNEKTFEKYLYQSMHRLFLRFFYHAVANTRKRSDKAKFFADFYSHGFCGMIIDWAAQGMKISPHTVMLQMKELAFENVSIGKGFIENL; encoded by the coding sequence GTGGATATTTATGTTGTTATATGCCACGAAAGGATACAGCAGATGTCAACATCAACTATAACCAAATCAGCGCTGTGCAGCGCACTGAAAGAACTTTGCACACAAAAGGATTACGAGAAGATCTCCATATCCGAGATAACAGGTTTTTGCGGAATGAACAGACAGTCCTTCTATTATCATTTTCAGGATAAGGAAGAGCTTTTGTCATATATCTACTACAATGAGCTTTTCAAGAACATCACCAGAGGTGTAAACTACGATAACTGGTATGAACGTCTGGAGGGATTTCTTGAAAATATGCAGAAGGATAAAAAATTCTATTCCAATACTCTGCGCAGCAATGAAAAGACTTTTGAAAAATATCTTTATCAGAGTATGCACCGTTTATTCCTGAGATTCTTTTATCATGCGGTAGCAAACACCCGCAAGCGCAGCGATAAGGCGAAATTCTTTGCAGATTTCTATTCCCATGGATTCTGCGGAATGATAATCGACTGGGCAGCTCAGGGAATGAAGATATCTCCACACACAGTCATGCTCCAGATGAAAGAACTGGCATTTGAGAATGTCAGCATCGGTAAAGGATTTATCGAAAATCTGTGA
- the glgB gene encoding 1,4-alpha-glucan branching protein GlgB has translation MIINDFLEGHSLTAYEYFGAHFVDRGVRFATYAPNARNVTLMLNGGEYEMNRLDSGVWETVRPAENGDIYQFIITTQALQKHYRSDPFAFYSEVRPKNASIIYDLNCHDWHDSEWMTKRDKCYDKPMNIYEIHFGSWRTKFDSENDDRFYTYDEMADILIPYVKDMGYTHIEIMPLTEHPYDGSWGYQVTGYYSATSRYGDPAGLMRFIDACHQADIGVILDFVPVHFVTDFFALHIYDGGFLFESDREEERFSEWGTALFDYSKPHVLSFVKSSINFWIEKYHVDGLRYDAVANLIFKHGRRDEPLNDTGIWFLKNTNYAIQKRHPDVMLFAEDSTDQTKVTAPVEFGGLGFDYKWDLGFMHDTINYIKTPPYERRAHHSKMTFSMSYFYNDLFILPYSHDEVVHGKKTMLDKCFGSHEEKIATIKCLYTFQFGHPGKKLNFMGNEIAEYMEWRPEKELGWNLLTYPAHDSVHHYIKELHHIYLNEQALYENDYNAGHFRWCDANNSNQSIYAFIRRDNYGKGIYFVFNFSGLMQNYILRVEQNGDYAEILNSDKDIYAGTNCLNGDMRASNYSLNLRLAPLSCAIIKQK, from the coding sequence ATGATCATCAATGATTTTTTAGAAGGTCATAGCCTTACAGCTTATGAATATTTTGGTGCGCATTTTGTCGATAGGGGAGTGCGTTTTGCGACATATGCCCCTAATGCGCGGAATGTCACACTGATGCTCAACGGCGGTGAATACGAAATGAACCGTCTTGACAGTGGTGTGTGGGAAACTGTCCGCCCTGCTGAAAATGGAGATATCTATCAGTTCATAATAACCACCCAGGCACTTCAGAAGCATTACCGTTCTGACCCCTTTGCTTTTTACAGCGAAGTCAGACCGAAGAACGCTTCTATCATATATGATTTGAACTGCCATGACTGGCATGACAGCGAATGGATGACAAAGCGTGATAAATGCTATGATAAGCCTATGAATATCTACGAGATACATTTCGGCTCATGGCGCACAAAATTCGACAGCGAGAACGATGACCGTTTTTATACCTATGATGAAATGGCTGATATCCTTATACCATATGTAAAGGATATGGGCTATACACACATCGAGATAATGCCCCTTACTGAGCACCCCTATGACGGTTCATGGGGCTATCAGGTCACAGGTTATTATTCTGCCACTTCGCGATACGGTGACCCTGCGGGACTAATGCGCTTTATTGATGCCTGCCATCAGGCGGATATCGGCGTTATACTTGATTTTGTACCAGTGCATTTTGTAACGGATTTTTTTGCACTTCATATTTATGACGGCGGATTTCTTTTTGAGTCCGACAGGGAAGAGGAAAGGTTCTCCGAATGGGGAACAGCACTTTTTGATTACAGCAAACCTCATGTCCTCAGTTTTGTAAAGTCGTCCATCAATTTCTGGATAGAAAAATACCATGTTGACGGTCTGCGGTATGATGCGGTGGCAAATCTTATTTTCAAGCACGGCAGGCGCGATGAACCTCTCAACGATACAGGCATATGGTTCCTTAAAAATACCAACTATGCTATACAGAAACGTCACCCCGATGTGATGCTTTTTGCCGAGGATTCTACAGATCAGACTAAAGTTACTGCTCCCGTTGAATTCGGGGGACTTGGTTTTGATTATAAATGGGATCTCGGATTCATGCACGATACCATTAACTACATCAAAACTCCGCCTTATGAGCGCCGTGCTCATCACTCAAAAATGACATTCTCCATGAGCTATTTCTATAACGATCTTTTTATTCTTCCTTATTCTCACGATGAAGTTGTTCACGGCAAGAAAACTATGCTGGACAAATGTTTCGGAAGTCATGAAGAAAAGATAGCCACGATAAAGTGTTTGTATACTTTTCAATTCGGGCACCCCGGAAAAAAATTGAATTTCATGGGCAACGAGATTGCTGAGTATATGGAATGGCGTCCCGAGAAAGAACTTGGCTGGAATCTGCTGACTTATCCTGCACATGATTCAGTTCACCACTACATAAAAGAACTACACCATATTTATCTCAACGAACAAGCACTCTATGAGAATGACTACAATGCGGGTCATTTCCGCTGGTGCGATGCCAATAACAGCAATCAGTCAATCTACGCTTTTATCAGGCGCGATAATTACGGAAAGGGTATATACTTCGTGTTCAATTTTTCAGGACTTATGCAGAATTACATCCTGAGAGTTGAGCAAAATGGCGACTATGCCGAGATACTCAATTCCGATAAAGACATATATGCAGGTACAAACTGTCTCAATGGCGATATGAGAGCCAGTAACTATTCGCTGAATCTTCGTCTGGCACCACTCAGCTGTGCTATAATTAAACAAAAGTAA
- a CDS encoding GIY-YIG nuclease family protein, with translation MEINEICQALPIIKTQKVEWSDNRNGNLSHPKYSDEVLNWINQFGTLNIADKDYIDNIEQIKQKNVSELTRDETLTRLTAIIRGERFCEGILAKAIESGKLEELCVHLHKITSAEPFKTRILLSDLLKNNGIKPEDVVMIRHVLSREHCKQCYQNGFIKEYTQIQGKNKTMLKNSKYWMVFIGTTGTNAKLYCVYKFKGFSPVSEHKMPTGFPCPEMYSEDANLYELEETDLFSDLKDGLIIDWGTSTQSWYQSATKNKPIVSIHNNNKIPFKGYENAIYSFDELQEIVNDMGMGAYEEHYNALSKVKGVYLIVDTTDGKQYVGSAYGDNGILGRWAIYANSHHGGNKKMIELLKKHPERYKSFRFTILKIFSDGAKDIEVIDSEKLYKQKLGTIEHGLNDN, from the coding sequence ATGGAGATCAATGAAATATGTCAAGCATTACCTATAATCAAAACTCAAAAAGTCGAGTGGTCTGACAATAGAAACGGTAACTTATCTCATCCTAAATACAGCGATGAAGTTTTGAATTGGATAAATCAATTCGGTACATTAAATATAGCAGATAAAGACTATATTGATAATATCGAGCAGATAAAACAGAAAAACGTATCAGAACTAACTAGAGATGAAACGCTGACACGATTGACTGCTATCATCAGGGGTGAACGTTTCTGTGAAGGAATACTTGCTAAAGCAATCGAAAGCGGTAAACTCGAAGAACTATGTGTGCATCTTCACAAAATAACAAGCGCCGAGCCATTCAAAACGAGAATTCTGCTTTCCGATCTACTGAAGAATAACGGTATAAAACCCGAAGATGTTGTAATGATACGTCATGTATTGAGCCGCGAGCACTGCAAACAGTGCTATCAAAATGGCTTCATAAAAGAATACACTCAGATTCAGGGCAAAAACAAAACAATGCTAAAAAACTCCAAATATTGGATGGTGTTCATTGGTACAACAGGAACGAATGCAAAACTATATTGCGTGTATAAATTTAAGGGATTTTCACCAGTTTCTGAACATAAAATGCCAACCGGTTTTCCTTGTCCTGAAATGTATTCTGAGGACGCTAATTTGTATGAACTCGAAGAAACAGATCTTTTTTCCGATTTAAAAGATGGACTTATTATTGATTGGGGAACATCAACTCAATCATGGTATCAATCAGCAACAAAAAATAAACCTATAGTCTCAATCCATAACAACAATAAGATTCCGTTTAAGGGATATGAAAACGCTATTTATTCGTTTGATGAATTGCAAGAAATCGTAAATGATATGGGAATGGGCGCTTATGAGGAGCATTACAATGCGCTATCAAAGGTTAAAGGTGTATATCTAATAGTCGATACAACAGACGGCAAACAATATGTTGGTTCTGCTTATGGCGATAATGGAATTTTAGGGCGCTGGGCAATATATGCTAACTCACATCATGGCGGAAATAAAAAAATGATTGAGCTACTAAAAAAGCATCCCGAAAGATACAAGAGCTTCAGATTTACGATTTTAAAGATTTTCTCAGACGGAGCTAAAGATATAGAAGTCATTGATTCTGAAAAGTTGTACAAACAAAAACTCGGAACTATAGAACATGGTTTAAATGATAACTAA
- a CDS encoding phosphodiester glycosidase family protein, with amino-acid sequence MSKNKRMPVWGMILTDTLLVCAAVGTFMLFDYVMPHSANTKGTVVAEVDSANKTSFALPKSGKNSDEQEEHTVDGDSKDDNNDLSQDNSSNTESVSEESSSPEKKKKEHHEHTKENWYDNTDTDEYTADNNLIESVLNADVQAERVVTYEGDDAVIYIDKKWFGDGDDKITYYSADIYVTSVDVLKTGLAKDTYGKNIKDSIFNMASENNAVFAVNGDFYGNSEEGIVVRNGIKYRDNLNDVDICVLFTNGEMKTYTYEEFDTEAVLAQGVWQAWCFGPMLLDGKDGVLESFNTTTYLNSANPRSAIGYIEPGHYKIVTVDGRDPGYSKGVTLSELAAIMSDEGCTTAYNLDGGCSAMMVYEGELVNIPDRGREISDIIYIGK; translated from the coding sequence ATGAGCAAAAATAAAAGAATGCCTGTCTGGGGAATGATACTGACAGATACGCTGCTTGTTTGCGCGGCTGTGGGAACTTTCATGCTTTTTGATTATGTTATGCCCCACAGTGCAAACACCAAAGGCACAGTAGTTGCTGAAGTTGACAGCGCCAACAAGACAAGCTTTGCACTGCCAAAATCAGGCAAAAATAGTGACGAACAGGAAGAACACACTGTCGATGGCGATAGCAAAGATGATAACAATGATCTTTCACAGGATAACAGTTCCAATACCGAAAGTGTTTCCGAAGAAAGCAGCAGTCCCGAAAAAAAGAAAAAGGAACATCATGAACATACAAAGGAAAACTGGTACGATAACACCGATACCGATGAATATACCGCCGACAATAATCTGATAGAATCCGTTCTTAATGCTGATGTGCAAGCGGAAAGAGTTGTGACCTATGAGGGCGATGACGCAGTAATCTATATCGACAAAAAGTGGTTCGGCGACGGCGATGATAAGATAACTTATTATTCGGCTGATATATATGTAACCAGCGTTGACGTACTGAAAACAGGTCTTGCAAAGGACACATACGGTAAGAATATCAAGGACAGCATTTTCAATATGGCATCTGAGAACAATGCGGTGTTCGCAGTTAACGGCGATTTCTACGGCAACTCTGAGGAAGGTATCGTTGTCCGCAACGGAATAAAATACCGTGACAACCTTAACGATGTTGACATCTGTGTTCTGTTCACAAACGGCGAGATGAAGACTTACACCTATGAAGAATTCGATACCGAGGCTGTACTGGCACAAGGCGTATGGCAGGCGTGGTGCTTCGGACCAATGCTTCTTGACGGCAAGGACGGTGTGCTTGAAAGCTTCAACACCACCACCTATCTCAATAGTGCAAATCCACGTTCAGCCATAGGCTATATCGAGCCGGGACACTACAAGATAGTCACAGTTGACGGAAGAGACCCCGGATATTCCAAGGGCGTTACCCTCAGCGAACTTGCGGCTATAATGTCTGACGAGGGCTGTACCACCGCATATAATCTTGATGGTGGCTGTTCGGCTATGATGGTATATGAGGGCGAACTTGTGAATATTCCCGACAGAGGACGCGAGATAAGCGATATAATCTATATCGGAAAATAA